In the genome of Chrysoperla carnea chromosome 5, inChrCarn1.1, whole genome shotgun sequence, the window CAAATTCTCCTTTAGGTGCTTCAATAGCTGTATATGTTGCACCAGGTGGAACTTGATAACCTTGAGTGAACAATTTGAAATGATGAATTAAAGCTTCCATGGAAGTCTGAGAAAAtcaaatatacaataattaataagaaaataaaatttagaaaataattcctACATTTCTTAGgataaaactataatttgttCATTATAGTCAAGTcaattaaaacacaaattattgaaaatcagtTAACTTACTTTCATTTCAGCTCTAGTGGGAGGACATAATTTAGCATCATCAGTTCGGACATCACCAGCTGGCATATCATTTAAACATTGATCAATAATTCTTAATGATTGTCTCATTTCTTCAATTCGGCATAAATAACGGTCGTAGCAATCACCTTTTGTTCCAATTGGTACATCAAACTCAACTCGATCATATGCATCATAAGGTTGAGCTTTTCTTAAATCCCATTTAATTCCAGAGCCACGAAGCATTACGCCACTAAAAAGAACACATGATTTAGCAAACTGCAGGATGAGCTACATCaagaatcaaatttcaaaattccctGAGGATGCCCGATTTAccagtataaatttttatacttttctcaatttttttgaaaattcaagaaGATAAAACACAAAGCTTTTAAATTAAGTTACCCTTTAGAAGGTAGATCTTTTGgccaaataaatttgatatttgtttttacCTCATGGAATATCGGGCGATATCtcgattttttaacttcctATTTGTTATATGGTCAAATTATCGTGTTATTGGACATTAACTACCTTTTAATGGTTTAAGTTTTGCCCAAacgaaactaaatatttataataaacaaacaaacattccaaaataaattttgtctcGGTTTTAGCTACTACGAgtcaaaagttataaaaagcCAGTTTAGTTGAATAGTAGacaattattttctaagaaaatgcCTGAAATCGTCCATCTTATAGAATTTTgagcgatatttcagaaactggTCGTCCAAACGTTGAATGAACAAAAAATCTGTAtttttaggatcaaaattaccctatgtACTTAATTTTATCGAAGGTACCCTTAGAAAAACATCACCAACAACTTTTAGTttccaaaatttgaattaaCTCTGTTAAAAGAGCAATTttgaagcaaaaaataaaaaaatcgagttcatATGACGATTGGTTAAGTAATTTCTATGATATATCCAGAAATCCTATACAAAACCTCGTATTTGGTAGAAATTTTCTGTGATATCTCCGAGAAATACTCCTTTAGGCGTCAAATGAActgaatttttgtgtttattaatttttataaaactaaagcagaaaaaaattattttttatacctgaAACCATAATTTAAAGCATCTTCAGCTGAAACAACACCAATATTTTCTGTTCTTTGTACCCAAATTCGGTTAGTGGTCAAAACATCTTCAACTTCATCCAACCGTTCACCAAATTTCGATGCAAACTCATAAATATCATCCATAAGACCAATGGGCATATCTAAACTAACACCGCCTGGACGAATATAAGCTGCATGCATACGAGCACCCGATACACGTTCATAAAATTCCATCATTTTTTCACGTTCTTCGAACAGCCAGAAAAATGGTGTTAATGCACCAACATCCAAAGCATGTGTACCCACAGCCATGATATGGTTTAAAATTCGTGTAATCTCAGCGAATAaagctacaaaaaaattatcaaccattgaaaaaaagaaaagagacgAAACAAACCATCCTTACTTCTAATATACTTCGCTCGAAGAGGAATATCAACGTTTAGTAATTTTTCTACAGCTAAACTGTAACATTGCTCGTTACACATCATACTAACGTAATCTAATCGATCGAAATAGGGAAGTGCTTGAGTGTAAGTTTTGTATTCGATCAATTTTTCAGTACCACGATGCAACAATCCAATATGGGGATCTGATCGAACTACAGtctaaacaaattgaaaataaaatcaacaaatttcaaatataaagcaGCGAAATTGGTTACCTCTCCATCAAGTTCTAAAACTAAACGTAATACACCATGGGCAGCTGGATGTTGAGGCCCAAAGTTTAACGTAAGATTCTTAACTCCTTTCTCAACTGGAGGAAGTTTAGCATTCCATGGCGGTAATTTCCATTTTGAAGTAGTTTCATCTGGATACATTACTGGGCCAGAGAATTGTTTCATGAATTCTGGGTCTGGAAACCATTTAGCAGCTCCTCGTTGTTGAGGTCTAacgaaaataacataattttgacAATCTAATACTATTATGTAactgatttaaaacataaattatagcataaataatgaaaatttattaaatataagggCATCTTACTGAATGCTATAAAGTACTCCGGCATTTTGAAGTAAACTTTTTGAGCCATTTAAGGCAGCTGGctttttaagcaaaatattgACTATCGCACTAGCCATTTTGGCTGAGTGATAagaattggaaataaaataaaatataactaggTTATGTCAAAAAGGAATTACTCCGACAAGTGTAGATGAACTTTCACCTTTCATAGTTTGTAAAGTGAAATATGTAAGTTTCGAattcaacaaattaaaaaaaagtgaataaaaatagaagattcatgaaaattgaaaaatactttcTCTTAGGGggtgtatataataaaatttaactattgCAGTTTTTAAAACTCCAGTTCCTTGGATACAAATAAGGCAAGATTGACTTAACGTGGATTGAGTTAATACAGGTAGACCTTTCTTGGTAGCTCATTTTAGGAAACTGATATTCTTGAAACTGagtatgaaatttgataatttcaaccactcataaattttaaacgagggatgattgaaaattaattcgaaCGTTTTTGTGTTCAGTACAAGTCTCCTCCTATCAATTCACATCTACCCTCCTGCGAAGATTAAGTTTTAAACTTCCATTTTTAATCGCTTCGgaatatcaatcaatttttttaaaattgtagctTATTTATCAGTCAGCATGGCGGATGAAAACAATCATGCTTGTATCTATATATTCAATAAGGaagttatataatttaaaacaactgCAAAATCACAAACAGgatgatattttatttgtttttcgctAAAATTCCTGCACCTGAATTTCTTAGTTTAGTTGGTAAATCAGTAAgtttatatacaaacataccACATAAATTATCTCATTTTGTTTACAAAGcgacgaaaattttttgtaattgtttatcCAATTACCCTTGCGATCACGGACCGTTCATTATAATATTAAGGGAAGCTCAAATGATTacaaaagtaaaacaaataaaatttttgataataagtttattataagGATTAACCAATAATATTTCTAGAGTACAAAGGTACAAAAATATGACtacataaatatacaatattaaagTCACTTGCAAAGTGATTTaagtaatacaaaatataatttgagcaaaaaaataataccatacattaatataatatataaatgaagaATATATCATTGCAGAGATTACAGTtttgattttgaagataaagctaagcatatattaaaaattttccgacGTATgtaatttctttcttttataaCTTTGGTAatgaacattattataaaatagttatttttataatagttctatttcaaaaacacacaaaatataACACAAGTTGAATTATACCATTCAGAACTCGATAATTTTGTTCTGTTATCGTGTTCTGTTATCGTGACTAGCATTTGTATGactagatttaaaagttattcgaaaaattattaatgcgTGCGTAACATAAACATTTCTTCAACTTCTTCAATAAGATATACAATAAGATataaaacaaagataaataaattcgattcgagtttataaaatcaattttatctgCAAGTAAAATACCTGAGAATGGGCCCATtctcaaaaatatcaataaatgatTATCAcatcaaatatttatcaaaaataacatcatatttttagatattatattcatatataagaTATTTACGAAGACAAAGTGGTAACGGTAATTCGGATACCAAATCTGGAAGTTTATCTTTGAGTTGTCGCCGTAAAAATAATCGTATTTGATGAGCCAAACTCAAAGGGTATGCGGCTACTTCCATAAGGAAACTCTTTTGTTCtggtgttataatattatttcgtCGAATCATACAAACGTCGAACGATTCTGATGCGTCTACCAAGgcataaaatactttttccgTGTTTGGTTTTGTAAcgttttgtaaacaatttaaacaacCATCGGGATCTCTGAATTGAGTCTTCATTACAACCTGTAACATAAAACGTAATTccattattagtttttatttagtctaaaaagtatatttcaattaaaatgaacTTTGATTAGGGATAGTAATGGTAAAAATCGAATAATATAGGTTTATCAGGaagatattcttaaaaattcttaaaaattt includes:
- the LOC123300914 gene encoding NADH-ubiquinone oxidoreductase 49 kDa subunit isoform X2, encoding MASAIVNILLKKPAALNGSKNCQNYVIFVRPQQRGAAKWFPDPEFMKQFSGPVMYPDETTSKWKLPPWNAKLPPVEKGVKNLTLNFGPQHPAAHGVLRLVLELDGETVVRSDPHIGLLHRGTEKLIEYKTYTQALPYFDRLDYVSMMCNEQCYSLAVEKLLNVDIPLRAKYIRTLFAEITRILNHIMAVGTHALDVGALTPFFWLFEEREKMMEFYERVSGARMHAAYIRPGGVSLDMPIGLMDDIYEFASKFGERLDEVEDVLTTNRIWVQRTENIGVVSAEDALNYGFSGVMLRGSGIKWDLRKAQPYDAYDRVEFDVPIGTKGDCYDRYLCRIEEMRQSLRIIDQCLNDMPAGDVRTDDAKLCPPTRAEMKTSMEALIHHFKLFTQGYQVPPGATYTAIEAPKGEFGVYLVSDGESKPYRCKIKAPGFAHLAALDKIGKHHMLADIVAIIGTLDVVFGEIDR
- the LOC123300914 gene encoding NADH-ubiquinone oxidoreductase 49 kDa subunit isoform X1, giving the protein MASAIVNILLKKPAALNGSKSLLQNAGVLYSIQPQQRGAAKWFPDPEFMKQFSGPVMYPDETTSKWKLPPWNAKLPPVEKGVKNLTLNFGPQHPAAHGVLRLVLELDGETVVRSDPHIGLLHRGTEKLIEYKTYTQALPYFDRLDYVSMMCNEQCYSLAVEKLLNVDIPLRAKYIRTLFAEITRILNHIMAVGTHALDVGALTPFFWLFEEREKMMEFYERVSGARMHAAYIRPGGVSLDMPIGLMDDIYEFASKFGERLDEVEDVLTTNRIWVQRTENIGVVSAEDALNYGFSGVMLRGSGIKWDLRKAQPYDAYDRVEFDVPIGTKGDCYDRYLCRIEEMRQSLRIIDQCLNDMPAGDVRTDDAKLCPPTRAEMKTSMEALIHHFKLFTQGYQVPPGATYTAIEAPKGEFGVYLVSDGESKPYRCKIKAPGFAHLAALDKIGKHHMLADIVAIIGTLDVVFGEIDR